A stretch of the Candidatus Hydrogenedentota bacterium genome encodes the following:
- a CDS encoding response regulator — MSASGPRRGIERKILNTILQVAILPLVIAVIVGYITAREGQSNAVEQALLVAACKTADGLRIASIPYLDKIEGLSQDPKIVAALSPGPTGGPAALTDPAVRETLRERLLDQIVKTTHSSKVPTILSIFDQAGRFVVSTHESIHTISGEDNGPSKWAETTTERMFMDVDFLYGSYAAETVAPVYLNPEKKQGLLGFLSQIIDIQPMLSFAVGIGPSSADPESKTDTYQIVYASEGYRRTTYVAEGSKPGLPELSVESTDATLSRILRNSQSPQYGTCRIDGYVTTANTHEDVFLAYAQMFDNMNLYVVVYRSAAKALRNIHLAGIIAIVFSVGVIAILCLNAYLNIHNSIVRPLSLLNEGAQIIGQGDLDLKLKIGTGDEIEELAQSFNKMALALKRNVRQLESSEEKYRGLVTWMRDGIFHTDPAWLLDFMNPSGVEIFRFHNVEECIGKSISGMFYNPDDFTQLVTELQQKGFIERRRVWMKRRDDRAIIVELSANTIYGDDTIVIGYEGIFRDLSKSVRLEREARDRAERLSAISQIANVINSSLEAGRLYESLVVEIKRLIDFDFASLALLDDQGDTFEIRQLWPEVKTVERDKGRLDDETSSAAWVARERQRLIVADFTKEDVPFTNREFSSDARSCLCVPLYATGRIVGTFNLASNRREAFRRHDAAVLEQLAPHVAVAIRNANLLENLQDSLEDVTLAREKLHAANEELKSLDEMKTNLLSNVSHELRTPLVAVMGYTDMIYNEKAGAINKTQKEYLSISLRNIERLVTLIENLLDFSRLHQGTEPLVFEAFDLVDCAKISIQTMKPVADSRSVDLLLNAPGQPVIVEGDKGKIGQIFNNLLSNGVKFNRKGGNVTVTLRPGTEDVEVTVSDTGIGIPPEALDKVFTRFYQFDSSSTRKYGGTGIGLSIAQDIARLHGSRITVSSEIDQGTTFRFSLPMKKVAGERAMPPPAVGEILPPTAAEILVELITKDTALSNHIRALLTSEGVNIIQAADAAQAIVLARRHSPDCVVADVNMPGDGASTLDALFADGTAGTLPIVMITNDEDMFERYRPLVAARLKREFRKSTLLSSIHNAVSQPPTAGPSLGGKILCVDDDPDIVIFMRRCLEAEGYEIDDCDSGEEALRRLQSRDYALVLLDIAMPGIDGWETCRRIKTSASLAGIKVYMVTAKPIDAKNPLIKSSGCDGFIQKPFHPEDIVEIISGLVRRPHTAKKV, encoded by the coding sequence ATGAGCGCTTCTGGTCCACGGCGCGGAATCGAACGCAAGATTCTCAATACTATCCTGCAGGTGGCAATCCTTCCCCTTGTTATTGCCGTCATTGTCGGATACATCACCGCCCGCGAAGGCCAAAGCAACGCCGTGGAACAGGCTCTTCTCGTTGCGGCCTGCAAGACGGCCGACGGTCTGCGCATCGCCTCAATACCCTATTTGGATAAGATCGAAGGTCTTTCCCAAGATCCCAAGATCGTGGCAGCTCTGAGCCCCGGGCCAACGGGCGGTCCCGCGGCGCTGACGGACCCCGCCGTCCGTGAGACGCTCCGGGAACGTCTCCTGGACCAGATCGTAAAGACAACCCATTCTTCCAAGGTGCCGACTATTCTGAGCATATTCGATCAAGCCGGGCGCTTTGTCGTGAGCACCCACGAGAGCATCCATACTATCTCCGGTGAAGACAATGGGCCTTCGAAATGGGCAGAAACGACGACCGAACGCATGTTTATGGATGTCGATTTCCTTTACGGCTCCTACGCGGCCGAAACCGTTGCTCCCGTATACCTCAATCCCGAGAAGAAGCAAGGTCTCCTAGGCTTCTTATCGCAAATCATAGATATCCAGCCCATGCTGTCGTTTGCCGTAGGCATCGGTCCTTCGTCGGCTGATCCAGAAAGCAAGACCGATACCTATCAAATCGTCTATGCCAGCGAAGGGTATCGCCGGACAACTTACGTAGCTGAAGGTAGCAAGCCCGGCCTGCCGGAGCTTAGCGTCGAGTCCACGGATGCCACCCTTTCGAGAATTCTGCGAAATTCGCAATCCCCCCAGTATGGGACATGCCGGATCGACGGCTACGTGACCACCGCCAACACCCACGAGGATGTCTTCCTGGCCTATGCGCAAATGTTTGACAATATGAACCTGTACGTAGTTGTCTACCGCTCGGCCGCCAAGGCCCTGCGCAACATCCATCTGGCGGGAATAATTGCGATTGTGTTCTCAGTTGGAGTCATTGCCATCCTCTGCCTCAATGCCTACCTCAACATTCACAACAGCATCGTTCGCCCGTTGTCGCTGCTCAACGAAGGCGCCCAGATCATCGGACAGGGCGATCTCGACCTTAAACTCAAAATAGGCACCGGCGACGAGATCGAGGAACTGGCCCAGTCGTTCAACAAGATGGCCCTGGCGCTGAAACGCAACGTCCGGCAGCTGGAGAGTTCGGAAGAGAAGTACCGCGGTCTGGTGACCTGGATGCGCGACGGCATCTTCCACACCGATCCTGCGTGGCTCTTGGACTTCATGAACCCCTCGGGCGTGGAGATATTCCGGTTCCACAACGTCGAGGAGTGCATCGGCAAGAGCATCAGCGGCATGTTCTACAATCCCGATGATTTCACGCAGCTGGTAACCGAGCTGCAGCAGAAAGGGTTTATCGAGCGCCGCCGTGTGTGGATGAAGCGCCGCGACGACCGAGCGATTATCGTCGAGCTTTCCGCGAACACCATTTACGGGGATGACACTATCGTTATCGGATACGAAGGGATCTTTCGGGACCTGTCAAAGAGCGTCCGTCTTGAGCGTGAGGCGCGCGACCGCGCCGAGCGGCTCAGCGCCATCAGCCAGATCGCCAACGTCATCAATTCCAGCCTGGAAGCCGGCCGTCTATACGAAAGCCTTGTTGTGGAAATCAAACGCCTGATCGACTTCGATTTCGCGAGCCTCGCGCTGCTGGACGACCAAGGCGATACCTTCGAGATCAGGCAACTGTGGCCCGAAGTGAAAACGGTGGAGCGAGACAAGGGCCGCTTGGACGACGAAACCTCTTCCGCAGCCTGGGTCGCCCGCGAACGCCAACGGTTAATTGTTGCCGACTTCACAAAGGAGGATGTCCCGTTCACCAACCGGGAATTCTCCTCTGACGCCCGAAGCTGCCTCTGCGTTCCCCTTTACGCCACAGGGCGCATCGTAGGCACTTTTAACCTTGCATCGAACCGCCGGGAAGCTTTCCGGCGGCACGATGCAGCCGTTCTTGAGCAGTTAGCGCCGCACGTGGCGGTTGCGATCCGTAACGCCAACCTGCTGGAGAATCTTCAGGATTCCCTGGAAGACGTCACTCTTGCTCGCGAAAAGCTGCACGCGGCCAATGAAGAACTCAAGTCCCTCGATGAGATGAAAACCAATCTGTTGTCGAACGTTTCTCATGAACTGCGCACGCCCTTGGTGGCCGTCATGGGCTACACCGACATGATCTACAACGAAAAGGCCGGGGCGATAAACAAGACGCAAAAGGAATACCTTTCAATAAGCCTTCGCAACATCGAGCGGCTCGTCACCCTGATCGAAAATCTTCTCGATTTCTCCCGGCTCCATCAGGGCACCGAACCGCTCGTTTTCGAGGCCTTTGATTTGGTCGATTGTGCCAAGATTAGCATTCAGACCATGAAGCCGGTGGCGGACTCCCGTTCGGTTGACCTCCTTCTTAATGCTCCCGGCCAGCCCGTGATCGTGGAAGGCGACAAAGGCAAAATCGGCCAGATCTTCAATAACCTGCTCTCGAACGGGGTGAAGTTCAACCGCAAAGGAGGCAATGTAACCGTTACTCTGCGGCCAGGAACAGAAGACGTCGAGGTTACTGTAAGCGACACGGGAATTGGGATTCCTCCCGAGGCGCTGGACAAAGTATTTACCCGTTTCTACCAGTTTGACAGCTCATCGACGCGCAAGTACGGGGGTACCGGAATAGGCCTTTCGATAGCGCAAGACATTGCGCGCCTGCATGGAAGCCGCATTACGGTGTCGAGCGAGATAGACCAGGGAACGACGTTCCGTTTCAGTTTGCCGATGAAGAAGGTCGCTGGCGAAAGAGCCATGCCGCCTCCGGCCGTGGGAGAAATCCTGCCGCCCACGGCCGCCGAGATCCTCGTCGAGTTGATCACCAAAGATACCGCCCTGAGCAATCATATCCGGGCACTGCTTACCTCTGAGGGGGTCAACATTATTCAGGCAGCCGATGCGGCCCAGGCCATCGTGCTCGCCCGCCGCCATAGTCCCGATTGTGTAGTAGCCGACGTCAACATGCCTGGAGACGGGGCAAGCACCCTCGATGCCCTGTTTGCCGATGGGACCGCGGGAACCCTGCCCATCGTCATGATAACCAACGACGAGGACATGTTTGAGAGGTACCGGCCTCTCGTTGCTGCCCGGCTGAAACGCGAATTCCGGAAGAGTACGCTGCTCAGCAGTATTCACAATGCGGTGAGCCAGCCGCCGACAGCCGGGCCGTCTCTGGGGGGGAAGATCTTGTGCGTTGACGACGACCCGGACATCGTAATCTTCATGCGCCGTTGTCTGGAAGCCGAGGGCTATGAAATCGACGACTGCGACTCGGGAGAAGAAGCCCTAAGGCGCCTTCAATCGAGAGACTATGCCCTGGTTCTTCTGGACATCGCCATGCCGGGGATAGATGGTTGGGAGACGTGCCGCCGCATCAAGACAAGTGCCTCCCTGGCAGGCATCAAGGTATATATGGTTACCGCCAAACCCATTGATGCGAAGAATCCGCTCATCAAGAGCTCTGGGTGCGACGGTTTTATTCAGAAGCCGTTCCATCCCGAGGATATTGTGGAAATCATTTCCGGACTCGTACGGCGGCCGCATACTGCAAAGAAGGTCTAA
- a CDS encoding response regulator → MSDHEQKAFTTFEAAKICHVTHHSIKNWIKQGLIKASRTPGGHYRILEGDLDSFREKYDMFPRDKGPVKKRVMIVDDDPDALALMENILTDEGFELIKVSNATEVGLRAAQLSPDLILLDFLMPEINGFEVSKALRNNELTRSIPIMAVTCLTKEQDIERIFECGADEYLAKPFKVDQLLEKVRELIGRGRIVE, encoded by the coding sequence GTGAGTGACCACGAACAGAAAGCTTTCACTACATTCGAAGCCGCCAAGATCTGCCATGTCACGCATCACAGTATCAAGAACTGGATTAAACAAGGGCTGATAAAGGCTTCGCGTACTCCGGGCGGCCACTACAGAATCCTCGAGGGGGATCTGGACAGTTTCCGCGAAAAATACGATATGTTTCCGAGAGACAAGGGTCCGGTCAAGAAACGGGTGATGATTGTCGACGACGACCCCGATGCCCTCGCCCTGATGGAGAATATCCTCACGGACGAAGGTTTCGAGCTGATCAAGGTCAGCAACGCCACAGAAGTCGGATTACGCGCAGCCCAGTTGTCCCCCGACCTGATCCTCCTTGATTTCCTGATGCCCGAGATCAACGGTTTTGAGGTCTCGAAAGCTTTGCGCAATAATGAGCTAACGCGCAGCATCCCCATCATGGCCGTGACATGCCTGACCAAAGAACAGGACATCGAACGGATCTTCGAATGCGGCGCCGACGAATACCTGGCCAAACCATTTAAGGTTGATCAACTCCTGGAGAAAGTTCGCGAGCTGATAGGCCGCGGTCGCATTGTCGAATAG
- a CDS encoding glucose-6-phosphate isomerase (catalyzes the formation of D-fructose 6-phosphate from D-glucose 6-phosphate): protein MNPDIRIDVFRAQAEVVGPEHGITPGELQEIQQEVSKAHSILQHERAEGKYGFWDLYKQTDVLADVKDAAKRFTEKGFDNLVVLGIGGSSLGTIALGAALLSPYHNLLTKRARKGLPRLFVMDNIDPVVFREMMRICPPKNSLYNVISKSGGTAETMSQLMIVTGEIEKKLGSDAMKDHVVVTTNPRMPQAPPSLLHPVADAYGLTEFAVPLNVGGRFSVFSPVGMFPAAMLGMDIDAMMQGCAAMDRRCEADDLQSNPAYLRAAVQYLSDVKKGKVMSVMFAYSNSLYSIADWYRQLWAESLGKRYSLDGTEVFAGQTPIKALGATDQHSQIQLYREGPNNKLINTLEVKKFAKALKIPETLSSIQQLSYLRGASMNRLMAAELQGTIDALEISQRPVSRIILPCVTAYTVAQVLYMLELETAMAGRLYNVNAFDQPGVEYGKKIARKLMGGEG from the coding sequence ATGAATCCTGATATCCGCATCGATGTCTTCCGTGCTCAAGCGGAAGTTGTGGGGCCGGAGCACGGCATCACGCCTGGGGAGCTACAAGAAATCCAGCAGGAGGTCTCCAAGGCGCACTCCATTCTCCAGCACGAACGAGCCGAGGGAAAATACGGGTTCTGGGACCTGTACAAACAGACCGATGTCCTTGCTGATGTGAAAGATGCCGCGAAAAGATTCACAGAGAAGGGATTCGACAATCTCGTCGTGCTCGGGATCGGCGGTTCCTCACTGGGCACTATTGCGCTGGGCGCCGCCCTGCTTTCACCCTACCACAATCTACTTACAAAACGGGCACGTAAAGGTCTGCCCCGCTTGTTCGTCATGGACAACATCGACCCCGTTGTTTTTCGAGAAATGATGCGGATCTGTCCTCCCAAGAATTCGCTTTACAACGTGATCTCAAAATCGGGCGGCACCGCCGAAACCATGAGCCAGCTCATGATCGTAACCGGCGAAATCGAGAAAAAGCTGGGCAGCGACGCCATGAAAGACCATGTGGTGGTCACCACCAATCCGCGTATGCCCCAGGCGCCGCCCAGTCTTCTACACCCTGTCGCGGACGCGTACGGCCTCACCGAATTCGCCGTGCCTCTCAACGTAGGAGGGCGGTTCTCGGTTTTTTCGCCCGTCGGCATGTTTCCCGCAGCGATGCTTGGCATGGATATCGACGCCATGATGCAGGGGTGCGCGGCCATGGACCGGCGTTGTGAAGCCGACGACCTTCAGTCCAATCCCGCCTATCTTCGGGCAGCGGTCCAATACCTGTCGGACGTGAAGAAGGGCAAGGTCATGTCCGTGATGTTCGCATACTCGAATAGCCTTTATAGCATTGCCGACTGGTACCGCCAGCTATGGGCCGAAAGCCTGGGCAAGCGATACAGCTTGGACGGCACAGAGGTTTTCGCGGGACAGACCCCCATCAAGGCACTGGGGGCGACCGACCAGCATTCCCAGATCCAGCTCTATCGCGAAGGCCCTAACAACAAGCTTATCAACACTCTAGAGGTCAAGAAATTCGCCAAGGCGCTTAAGATCCCGGAGACCTTGTCATCGATTCAGCAATTGAGTTACCTGCGCGGGGCCAGCATGAACCGACTGATGGCGGCCGAACTTCAGGGCACGATCGACGCACTGGAAATAAGCCAGCGGCCCGTATCGCGCATTATCCTGCCCTGCGTGACTGCATACACGGTGGCCCAAGTCCTCTATATGCTCGAACTCGAGACCGCCATGGCCGGCCGTCTTTATAATGTGAATGCGTTCGACCAGCCCGGAGTCGAGTATGGCAAGAAAATTGCCCGCAAGCTTATGGGAGGAGAAGGGTGA
- a CDS encoding helicase C-terminal domain-containing protein, protein MSTIGQDAAARFTASAARAIREAIDEVGGREVFFAGLLNETGLVHEVRICARGHGAAVPAYVEMADRADVVLHNHPSGDISPSEADLELSSLFGFHGLGVYIVDNAVSRAYVMVEPCREQATQPLDIPELEKALSPGSVLGRTLPHYEVRPQQARMMALVAQAFNEQGIAVIEAPTGIGKTIAYLLPAAQWAIRNRERLVISTRTINLQEQIMQKDIPDLLPALEKPVRAVLVKGRGNYVCPRRLERALAEATLFEDEEDQEQLKAIAEWARKTEDGTLSDLPFAPGRDIWEQVCSEADTCQFTTCTNLKRCFVGKARREIAKADLIVVNHHMLFADLAIKKEAGNFSSLAVLPAFRRVIFDEAHNIEDSATEYFGAEATRIGSLRLLGRFIRTERGRERGLLPFLKMKLIKHCSKLSMASIDAPLNLIDNLLLPCLAAARECLTVAFDALRELTAAKCGQIGADIKWRLTEEVLGDPSLRELHTTYVLPATEELRSCAEHAAQLHKQLLELDLREDDGESPIAGEVQQLAGYRDRLTRLANVLVEGTSRELPANTVRWVEIDGRNNRIVRIARCPLHVGPELSEWVYGNLKSVIMTSATLTVDHTFDYLFNRIGLDMVEPGNVTAEELDSPFDFASQAMLAIPTDIATPDSETFLLEVVDYVRSILHVTQGHAFVLFTSFYALDYVFRHLKDDLLSQGITPLKQGSIARTRLIERFRSDTSSVLFGTDSFWEGVDVAGEALQCVILPKLPFRVPTEPVLEARAEAIEAAGGSSFMQYTVPQAVVKFRQGFGRLIRRKTDRGAVIILDRRILTKHYGKVFLRSLPHLQLVKGPRNALLTSLEAFLGKSGVKS, encoded by the coding sequence GTGAGCACTATCGGCCAGGACGCAGCCGCGCGCTTTACGGCAAGCGCAGCCAGGGCCATTCGTGAAGCTATCGATGAAGTGGGGGGGAGGGAAGTCTTTTTTGCGGGCCTCCTGAATGAGACCGGGCTTGTGCATGAGGTCCGCATATGCGCCCGGGGTCACGGCGCCGCCGTGCCGGCCTACGTCGAAATGGCGGACAGGGCGGACGTGGTGCTCCACAATCATCCGTCCGGGGACATCAGCCCTTCCGAAGCGGACCTCGAGCTGTCTTCCTTGTTCGGGTTCCATGGGTTGGGGGTCTACATCGTCGACAATGCCGTGTCCCGGGCCTATGTGATGGTGGAACCCTGCCGCGAACAGGCCACCCAGCCCCTGGACATTCCCGAACTCGAGAAGGCCTTGTCTCCGGGAAGCGTCCTGGGACGCACGCTCCCTCATTACGAAGTACGCCCCCAACAGGCGAGAATGATGGCCCTCGTCGCGCAGGCCTTTAATGAGCAAGGCATTGCGGTCATCGAAGCGCCGACAGGCATCGGGAAGACGATCGCCTACCTTCTTCCGGCCGCGCAGTGGGCCATCCGTAACCGAGAACGTCTCGTGATTTCCACGCGAACTATCAATCTGCAGGAACAGATTATGCAGAAGGATATCCCTGACCTTCTGCCGGCTCTCGAAAAGCCGGTACGAGCGGTCCTCGTAAAAGGACGTGGCAACTACGTATGCCCAAGACGCCTCGAAAGAGCCCTCGCTGAGGCGACCCTGTTTGAAGACGAGGAAGACCAGGAACAGCTCAAAGCCATTGCGGAATGGGCGCGAAAAACGGAAGACGGCACGCTCTCGGACCTGCCGTTCGCTCCCGGCCGCGATATTTGGGAACAGGTCTGCTCGGAGGCCGATACCTGCCAATTCACAACATGCACAAATCTGAAACGCTGTTTCGTGGGAAAAGCCCGCCGGGAAATCGCCAAAGCCGACTTGATCGTGGTGAACCATCACATGCTCTTTGCGGACCTCGCCATCAAGAAGGAGGCAGGCAATTTCTCCTCGCTCGCCGTGTTGCCGGCATTCCGACGCGTGATCTTTGACGAAGCCCACAATATCGAGGACTCCGCAACCGAGTACTTTGGCGCGGAAGCCACACGAATCGGCTCCTTACGCCTTCTCGGCCGTTTCATCCGAACGGAGAGGGGCCGGGAACGCGGCCTTCTCCCGTTTCTGAAGATGAAACTGATCAAGCACTGTTCCAAACTGTCCATGGCCAGCATCGACGCGCCCCTCAACCTCATAGACAACCTCCTGCTTCCCTGTCTTGCGGCGGCAAGGGAGTGTCTTACCGTCGCGTTTGATGCCCTGCGGGAACTGACTGCGGCAAAATGCGGGCAAATCGGCGCGGATATCAAGTGGCGCTTGACCGAAGAGGTTTTGGGCGACCCAAGCCTGCGCGAGCTCCACACAACGTACGTGCTCCCCGCAACGGAAGAGCTCAGGTCTTGTGCCGAGCACGCCGCCCAATTGCATAAGCAGTTGCTCGAACTGGACTTACGCGAGGATGACGGCGAATCCCCCATCGCGGGGGAGGTCCAGCAATTGGCAGGTTACCGAGACCGGCTGACACGGCTTGCGAACGTGTTGGTGGAGGGGACCAGCCGCGAACTGCCCGCAAACACTGTGCGCTGGGTAGAAATTGACGGCCGCAACAACCGAATCGTCCGCATCGCACGGTGTCCGCTGCATGTGGGACCCGAGCTCTCCGAGTGGGTGTATGGCAACCTGAAAAGCGTGATCATGACCTCGGCAACCCTCACCGTTGACCACACGTTCGATTATTTGTTCAACAGAATAGGGCTGGACATGGTAGAGCCCGGGAACGTGACTGCTGAGGAACTGGATTCGCCGTTCGACTTCGCCTCCCAGGCCATGTTGGCCATCCCTACCGATATCGCTACGCCTGACTCGGAGACCTTTTTGCTGGAAGTCGTCGACTATGTTCGGTCGATTCTTCACGTCACCCAGGGGCATGCTTTTGTCCTGTTCACTTCTTTCTATGCGCTCGACTACGTCTTCCGCCATCTCAAGGATGACCTTCTGAGCCAGGGGATTACCCCCCTCAAGCAGGGGAGTATCGCGCGCACACGTCTTATTGAGCGCTTTCGCAGCGATACGTCGAGCGTCTTGTTTGGCACGGACAGTTTTTGGGAAGGCGTGGACGTTGCAGGCGAAGCGCTACAGTGTGTTATACTCCCAAAATTGCCGTTTCGGGTACCCACCGAACCCGTCCTCGAAGCGCGCGCTGAGGCCATCGAAGCGGCGGGCGGCAGTTCATTCATGCAATATACCGTGCCTCAGGCTGTCGTCAAATTCCGCCAAGGTTTTGGCCGGCTGATTCGACGAAAGACAGACCGAGGCGCGGTGATTATTCTTGACCGCCGAATACTTACAAAGCACTATGGGAAGGTATTCCTCCGATCCTTGCCGCATCTGCAGCTCGTGAAGGGGCCCCGGAATGCGCTTTTGACTTCACTGGAGGCGTTCTTGGGGAAAAGTGGGGTTAAATCATGA
- the folE gene encoding GTP cyclohydrolase I FolE yields the protein MNEKYDQERVAELVRQLLVEFGEDPNREGLLKTPERVARAFEFLTSGYRADINKTINNALFEASTNNMIICRDIEVYSLCEHHMLPFYGRCHIGYIARAKVLGLSKLARIVDFYARRLQIQERLTAQVARQVKDLTQAEGVGVVMECRHLCMMMRGVEKQNSIMTTSSVLGSFHNDAPTRTEFLNLISKPAL from the coding sequence ATGAATGAGAAGTACGATCAGGAACGTGTTGCCGAATTGGTTCGCCAATTACTTGTGGAATTCGGCGAGGACCCCAATCGGGAAGGATTGCTCAAGACCCCCGAGAGGGTCGCAAGAGCCTTTGAATTCCTGACTTCCGGATACAGGGCGGACATCAACAAGACGATCAATAACGCATTGTTCGAGGCCTCGACGAATAACATGATTATTTGCCGGGACATTGAGGTCTACAGCCTTTGCGAGCACCACATGCTGCCATTCTATGGCCGCTGCCACATCGGCTATATCGCACGTGCCAAAGTATTAGGCTTGAGCAAGCTGGCCCGCATCGTCGACTTCTATGCGCGCCGTCTGCAGATTCAAGAACGCCTTACCGCACAGGTAGCCCGGCAAGTCAAAGATTTAACACAGGCGGAAGGGGTCGGGGTCGTCATGGAGTGCAGGCATCTATGCATGATGATGCGCGGAGTCGAGAAACAGAATTCCATCATGACCACGTCATCCGTGCTGGGCTCTTTTCACAATGACGCACCCACGCGAACGGAATTTCTGAACCTGATCTCGAAACCAGCACTGTAG
- the folK gene encoding 2-amino-4-hydroxy-6-hydroxymethyldihydropteridine diphosphokinase encodes MPRAYITIGSNVDPKTNIIRAVQALAASCRLVALSRFYRSRPLNRPEQADFINGACLLETEASPQELKYDILREIERALGRVRSTDKYAARTIDLDIALYEDKTINEKGLIVPDPHILERPFLYLPLLELDGHLGVPGFDKALRDLVKTEEHEGVTVDMEFTETLRERWSKHE; translated from the coding sequence GTGCCCAGAGCCTATATCACCATAGGATCCAACGTCGATCCGAAGACAAACATCATCAGGGCGGTGCAAGCGCTTGCTGCATCCTGCAGGCTGGTCGCACTCTCACGCTTCTACCGGAGCCGTCCTTTGAACCGCCCCGAACAGGCCGACTTCATTAACGGAGCCTGTCTGCTCGAGACGGAGGCATCACCCCAGGAATTGAAGTACGATATACTTCGTGAAATCGAGCGCGCCTTGGGCCGGGTCAGATCGACTGACAAGTACGCGGCCAGGACGATCGACCTCGATATCGCATTGTACGAAGACAAGACTATCAACGAGAAGGGCCTCATCGTGCCCGACCCGCATATCCTGGAGCGGCCGTTCCTCTATCTGCCGCTCCTGGAGTTGGACGGCCATCTCGGGGTACCGGGCTTCGATAAGGCGTTGCGGGACCTTGTCAAAACCGAAGAACACGAGGGGGTCACCGTTGACATGGAGTTCACGGAGACCCTCCGGGAGCGTTGGTCAAAACATGAATGA
- the folB gene encoding dihydroneopterin aldolase produces the protein MAESADDRIHIRDLMCRCIVGIYPEERRERQDVIINITMWADYRAACKSDDIADTVDYKAIKKQVIAMVEKSSFSLLERLAQEIAGICLENARVKCVAVTVDKPGALRFARSVAVEIVRQRE, from the coding sequence ATGGCTGAGAGTGCAGATGACAGGATACATATCCGGGACCTCATGTGCCGGTGCATCGTCGGGATCTATCCCGAAGAACGCCGCGAGAGGCAAGATGTCATCATCAATATCACTATGTGGGCAGATTACCGTGCCGCATGCAAAAGCGATGATATTGCGGACACCGTGGACTACAAAGCCATCAAGAAACAGGTGATCGCGATGGTCGAGAAATCCAGTTTCAGCCTGCTCGAACGGCTTGCTCAGGAAATCGCTGGTATCTGTCTCGAGAATGCCCGAGTGAAATGTGTTGCCGTAACGGTGGATAAACCGGGCGCGCTGCGCTTCGCACGCAGCGTGGCCGTTGAAATTGTCCGTCAACGCGAGTAG
- a CDS encoding SDR family oxidoreductase, giving the protein MREDGMLKGAAALVTGGAKRLGAACVRVLAEEGVNVCIHYRSSGEAAAALAGELRASGVNAGLVRGDLSDPRGVAKLFEEVTGMFGPIDILVNNASIFEESTMLECSVEQILENINTNALSAFMLARAFAGQGRPGHIINFLDTRVMDYDRTHYAYHLSKRLFHTITRTMALELAPSIQVNAIAPGLILPPAGKDIRYLEELAHTNPLNRFGKVEDVMDALRYLLNATFVTGQVLYVDGGRHMRGNIYG; this is encoded by the coding sequence ATGCGCGAAGACGGTATGCTGAAGGGCGCGGCGGCGCTCGTAACCGGTGGCGCCAAGCGCCTGGGGGCCGCGTGTGTCCGCGTACTTGCGGAAGAAGGCGTGAATGTCTGCATTCATTACAGATCCTCGGGCGAAGCGGCCGCCGCCCTCGCGGGCGAGTTGCGCGCATCCGGCGTAAATGCCGGGCTGGTGCGCGGAGACCTGTCAGATCCCCGCGGTGTTGCCAAGCTTTTCGAAGAAGTGACAGGAATGTTCGGACCGATTGACATCCTCGTCAACAACGCGTCGATTTTTGAGGAATCTACAATGCTCGAGTGCTCGGTCGAGCAGATCCTCGAGAACATTAACACCAATGCCTTGTCGGCGTTCATGCTGGCGCGTGCATTCGCGGGACAGGGCCGGCCAGGGCACATCATCAATTTCCTGGATACCCGCGTTATGGACTATGACCGCACCCATTACGCGTATCATTTGAGCAAGCGCCTATTCCACACGATCACCCGGACGATGGCCCTGGAGCTCGCCCCCTCGATCCAGGTGAACGCTATTGCGCCCGGTCTCATCCTGCCTCCGGCCGGGAAGGATATCCGGTATCTGGAGGAACTGGCCCACACCAATCCACTTAACCGCTTTGGCAAGGTTGAGGACGTCATGGACGCACTGCGTTACCTGCTGAACGCCACTTTTGTCACGGGACAGGTGCTGTATGTGGACGGGGGCCGCCACATGCGAGGGAACATCTATGGCTGA